A region of the Candidatus Schekmanbacteria bacterium genome:
CCAATGTCCCTATTATGGCTATGACATCAGCTACAAGATGCCCCTGCACCATTTTCTTGAAGGATTCAAGATTTACAAATGAAGGAGGCCTTATCTTGACTCTGTAAGGCTTATCCGAGCCGTCGCTTACGATGTAAAATCCAAGCTCGCCTTTTGGCGCCTCAATGGAGCGGTAAACTTCTCCCTCAGGAGGTTTTATTATTCTTGGCACCTTTGCCATTATCTCACCATCAGGAATCTGCGAAAGTGCATCTTTGACAATCTTGACGCTCTGTCTCATCTCTTCAAGCCGCACGATATATCTGTCATATGTATCGCCTTTTGAACCTATGGGAACCTTGAAATCAAATCTATCGTAGATCGAATATGGTTCAGCTTTTCGCACATCCCATTTCACTCCCGAGCCCCTCAAACTTGGTCCGCTCAATCCCAAATCGATTGCGTCTTCTCCTGAGATAACACCTATATCAACTGTGCGGTCGAGCCACATTCTATTCTTGCTCAAAAGCTGTTCATATTCATCAATATGCGCCGGGAAGGTATCAAGAAATTTTTTTGCCTTTTCTACGAATCCATCAGGCAAATCTGCCGCAACTCCGCCAATATGAATATAATTGTATGTAAGACGGGCGCCGCTCAGCATTTCAAATAAATCTAAAATATCTTCCCTCTCTCTAAAACAGTAGAGGAAAACTGTAACAGCACCTATATCCATTGCATGAGTGCCAAGCCAAAGCAGATGGCTTGCAATCCTCTGAAGCTCTGCGCAAATTACACGGATATATTCTGCTCTCTCAGGGATTTCTACGCCCAATAGCTTCTCAACGGCAAGCACATAGGCAAGATTGTTGCTCATAGAGGCAACATAATCCAAGCGGTCGGTATATACAATATTCTGTCTGTAATCCCTTTGTTCACAAAGTTTTTCTACACCGCGATGAAGATAGCCGATAACAACCTCGCAGTCTTTCACGACTTCGCCGTCGAGAGTTAATATGAGCCGCAACACACCGTGGGTGCTGGGATGCTGAGGACCCATATTTACTATAATTTCTTCAGTCTTGAAATCTTCGCTCTCGCTGTTTTTTATTTTTTCAGGCATCTTCGCTCCTGTATGGGAAATCCTTCCTCAATGGATGCCCCTGAAAATCATCTGTTAAAAGTATTCTTTTAAGGTTTGGATGTCCTGTAAAATTGATTCCCAACATATCATAGCATTCTCTTTCATGCCAATCTGCCGTAGCCCACACGCCTGTTACAGAAGGGACGCTCTCTCCCATACCCAAGCGCACTTTTAGGCGCACTCTCTTTTTCCTTTCAATTGAAAAAAGATGATAGACTACTTCAAATTTTTTATCGCGGTCAGGGTAATGAACACC
Encoded here:
- a CDS encoding NADH-quinone oxidoreductase subunit D, which gives rise to MPEKIKNSESEDFKTEEIIVNMGPQHPSTHGVLRLILTLDGEVVKDCEVVIGYLHRGVEKLCEQRDYRQNIVYTDRLDYVASMSNNLAYVLAVEKLLGVEIPERAEYIRVICAELQRIASHLLWLGTHAMDIGAVTVFLYCFREREDILDLFEMLSGARLTYNYIHIGGVAADLPDGFVEKAKKFLDTFPAHIDEYEQLLSKNRMWLDRTVDIGVISGEDAIDLGLSGPSLRGSGVKWDVRKAEPYSIYDRFDFKVPIGSKGDTYDRYIVRLEEMRQSVKIVKDALSQIPDGEIMAKVPRIIKPPEGEVYRSIEAPKGELGFYIVSDGSDKPYRVKIRPPSFVNLESFKKMVQGHLVADVIAIIGTLDIVLGEVDR
- a CDS encoding NADH-quinone oxidoreductase subunit C encodes the protein MDNDGIAKRLAEKFGDAIESAPAHRDLESELTFIVKTNKIVEVCDYLKKEEKFNFLSDLCGVHYPDRDKKFEVVYHLFSIERKKRVRLKVRLGMGESVPSVTGVWATADWHERECYDMLGINFTGHPNLKRILLTDDFQGHPLRKDFPYRSEDA